Genomic segment of bacterium:
GCTCATCGTGTATGACGACCTCTCGAAACACGCGGTAAGCTGGCGTCAGGTAGCGCTCATCCTGCGGCGTCCCCCCGGGCGAGAGGCGTATCCGGGCGATGTGTTCTATCTCCATTCGAGGCTTCTCGAACGCGCAGCGAAACTTAACGACGACCTCGGAGGCGGTTCGCTGACCGCGCTCCCGATAATCGAGACCCAGGCAGGCGATATTTCCGCTTATATTCCGACGAACGTTATTTCGATTACGGACGGCCAGATATTCCTCGAATCGAACCTGTTCTATTCGGGATTCCGGCCTGCGATCAATGCGGGGCTTTCGGTCTCCCGTGTCGGTGGGAACGCACAGATCAAGGCAATGAAGCAGGTCGCCGGTCAGCTTCGCCTCGACCTTGCGCAGTACAGGGAACTCGAAGCGTTCGCCAAGTTCGGTTCCGATCTTGACAAGACGACCCTCGCCCAGCTGCGGCGCGGCCAGACCATGATGGAACTGCTCAAGCAGGACCAGTTCGCGCCTATGCCTGTCGAGATGCAGGTTGCCGTTCTCTTTCTCGGAGTCCGGGGACACCTCGATGATATCCCCATAGGGCAGGTTCGGCGGTTTGAAGCCGAGTTCGTCAAGTTCATGAATTCAGAGGGTAAGGATGTACTTGAAGCGATCAGAAAAGAAAAAGAAATGTCCGTTCAGGCCGTGGAGCTTCTCACCAGGCGTATTGAAGAGTTCAAGGCCACATTCGTGGTGAAATGACGGGGTGATTCATGGCGACAATCAGGGAGATAAAACGTCGCATAACGGCTGTTAAATCCACCCAGAAAATTACGCGGGCGATGCAGATGGTTGCCGCGGCAAAACTGCGCCGTGCCCAGGAAAATATTCTGAAGGCGAGACCGTTTGCCCGGATGCTCGATAATACCATCGCGCAGGTGGCAATGCGGGCGAAGCGCGATATCCACCCGCTGCTTGCCGAACGCCATGAGGACCGGAAGCGTCTTCTTGTAGTCGTTACCGCCGATTCGGGGCTGTGCGGCGGATTCAATGCCAATACCATCAAAGCCGCCCGGACCTATATCGAGGAACACCAGGGCAGTGAGACAACCCTGTTCTGTATCGGGAGAAAAGGGAGGGACATTTTCAGGCGGATGGGAGCGCCGATTGTCGGCCAGAAAGTGATGTTTTTCAACCACCTCAAATATGCCGATTCCATCGAAGCCATAGCCCGGATCAAGGAGCTTTTTCTCAACGATCGGTATGACAGGGTTGATGTCATTTATAATGAATTCAAGAGCGCAATCAGCCAGATTCTCACCCAAAAGCAGCTCTTGCCTCTTGTTCCCGCCGCGCCGGAAGAAAGTGTCACCGCTGTCGATTATATTTATGAACCTGATGAATACGCGGTCTTTGACACCCTCATCCCCTATCATCTCGAAATTCAGCTCTGGCGGATTCTTCTTGAATCTCATGCAGCCGAGATGGGAGCAAAAATGACTGCCATGGATGCGGCCACCGAAAACGCCAATGACCTCCTGAAAGCCCTTACCATCAGCTACAACCGCGCCCGTCAGGCTGTGATCACCAAGGAGCTTTCCGAGATCGTCGGAGGCGCCGAAGGATTGAAGGTTTGATCGAACCCATTCAGTAAAAGCTCTGCCGCACCGGTCTGTATATGTGTGCGGCGTTTTTTTTCCGTTCACAGAGGTATACAATGGCTGCTGACTTATTTTCCCGGAGGAGCTTCATCAGCGCAGGCGCTGTCAGCGGTGTCGGTGCGGGCTTCACAACCGGGGCGTTTGCCAGGCCTGAAACGAAATCCCGGACCGGTCTCCTGAAAGTCGGCATTATCCTCGGCGGCGGCAACCATGCCCAGAACATGTGGGCGCGCCTCATCAATGCCGTTCCCGCCACGAACAATATCCCATATACACCGCGGCGAACGGGAATGGTGATAACCCATGTCTGGTCGGTTATTCCCTCATGGGCTGAGGAATTTGCCCGGACTTTCGGCGTTGAAAAGGTCGTCGGGCGTTTCGACGACATGGTCGGGAAGGTTGACGGTCTCCTTATCGATGCTTTTTTCGGGACGCCGTATAATCACCATCTGGCCAAGCCCTACATCGAGTCCCGGACGCCGGTATTCCTGAACCGTCCCTTTTCCGATTCCATCCGGAAAGCTGAACAGATCGTCGATTGGGCACATAAATACAACACCCCGATCATGACCGGCAGTTCGTTCGAGTTTCTCGAATCCACCATGAATGTCAGGAACCGTTACCCGTATGAGGCGGTTTCCGAGTACGATGCCTATAACGCGACATCCGATTTTTATTCCCACGGTGTTCATGGCCTCCTGTTCGCTTATGCCTGCGCCGGAGGAAACATGGAGGCGGTCGGCCACCGAACGGAGAGCTGGATCAAAGGCGGCGGGATGACCTCTGTGGTGTATAAAGACCGTGGCAAAGGGCCGTTTATCGGGAAAATCCATGACTTCAGCATCGAGCAGTACCTGTGCGCCATCAAATTCAGGGATTCGGAACAATATTATGGTTTCGGGCCTGCGGACTGGGATCAGTTCATGTGGATTCACCTGCTCCAGACAATTCAGGTCATGTTTGAAACCGGCTCAATGCCCGACACTCATGACCGTATCGTGGAAAAAACCGCGATGTTTGTCGCCGCTTTCCGCTCGATTCTCCGTGAGAAGGGTAATCTGGTCGGTATCGATGACCTTGACGAGGACTGGGCGATTGGTCCTCCCTGGGGTCACTCCGGTAATCCGTCCCAGGAGGAGCAGGACGGTTATATCAGGCTTTTCGGCGAAGAAAAAGGGGAACTCCGGCCCGACAGAACGATGGGATAACCGGCGGGAGATATTCCGGTTGAAAAAAGAAAGAAAAACCAACTATTTACAATGATCGCGTATTCTTTCCGAAATGCCGCGAATCATGGTATCCATGTCTCCCTGACACGATAAGACTTTTATCGGCAATTGTTTTATTGTATATTGTCATTAAACGAGATATTGAGTACAACAATAAATAATATACCATATATTCGGGAGGTTCACCGTACTATGCCGACACTGAGACCATTCAGGGCTTTACGATATAATCAGGACGTAGCGGGTACAATATCCGGGCTTGTCGCTCCGCCGTATGACATTATTTACGACGAATGGCGTGATCGTTTGTATCAGCGCAGTCCCTACAACATTATCAGGCTTATCAAAAACAGGGATGAACCCGGCGATAACGAGACAACGAATAAATACACGAGAGCAAACGATTATATACGGTCATGGATGCAGAAAGACGTGCTCAGGCTCGACAATACCCCCTCTCTCTACATCAGGTCCGAAACATTCGATCTGGACGGCGAGGTTAAAACACGGTATGGTTTTATCGCTCTCATGAAAATCGAGGAGTTCGGTACTCATATCCATCCCCACGAGCGTACCCTTTCGGGGCCGAAAATCGACCGGATGAATCTCGTTAAAGCGACCCGGACCAATCTGAGCCAGATTTTTTCGATTTTTAAAGATCCGGATTCATCGATTCAGAACATGATTCTCAAAAGAACCGGTGAGACCAGCCCGGATATCGATTTCACCGATGAACAGGATATTGTCAGAAAAATGTGGATTGTCGACGACCCTGATTTTATCTCAGGTATTATCGGGGCCATGAAAGGCCGGGATATAATAATCGCCGATGGTCATCACCGGTATGAGACCGCGCTCGCGTATAGGAAACTCATGGAGGGAGAACGGACTCGCGAAGACGAGCCGTTCGATTATGTATCGATGTATTTTTCAAGCGCCGATGATCCGGGTATGACCATTCTGCCGACACACCGGAAAATACAGGGGCTTGCCTCCTTCGATGAGGGTACCTTTTTCGGGATGCTTGAGGACAGCTATGCTGTCGAATGTATTGATCGTGTTCCCGAGGCAAACGGTCTTCTGCGGCATATGCGCGAAGGTTCCGATACAACCACCGTCTTCGGATTGTATACACGCGACGGGTACAGAATCGCGCGCCTCAGGAATCCTGCCGTTCCCAAGGAACCCGATGTGGAGATTCTGCACAACGATATCATCGAACGCAGGCTCGGTATCTCCCGTGAGGATATTGCAGCGGGCAGATATCTCCATTTCTGTAAAAGCGCCGAGCATGCCATCGAGGATGTTGCCGCAGGCCGCGACCAGATGGCTATTCTCATGAACGCGCTCAGGACTGAAGAGCTGTTTCGTAAAATTCTGAACGGTGAACGTATGCCCCAGAAGTCCACCTATTTCTATCCGAAGACCCTCTCCGGTCTGGTGATGTATAAAATTGACAGAACATCGTTGTAACTTGTTACCTGTGATCGGAACGATTCCAGCCTGTCGATTTATTGTATAAAGGATTAAACGGGAAAGCATGGGAACCGTTTTGATTCCCGGCTTTCCTCATTCCGGAGTTTTCCCGTGTTTGATGACTTTACGGCATTCAAGGAAGAGGTCAAAAACCGTATTGACATCGTGGATGTAGTCGGTGAATTTGTCGAGCTTAAACGAAAAGGGTCAACATGGCTCGGCCTCTGTCCCTTCCACAACGAGAAAACGCCATCGTTTAACGTAAACAGGGAAGGGCAGTTCTATCACTGTTTCGGCTGCGGCAAGGGCGGTGATGTCATAAGCTTTCTCATGGACATCACGGGGATGAGCTTCATGGAGGCGATGGAGCAGCTCTCCGAGCGGACAGGACTCCCCATGCCTGAGCGCCGCGCCCCGGACCCAGCCCGCAGGGACGAAACCGACCGGATCACATCTGCCAATACAGCCGCCGCCGAATATTTTCACCGCACCCTCTATTCCGACCAGGGAAAAGCCGGTATGGATTATCTTGCCGGACGGGGCCTTAGTCCGGAGATCATACGGGCGTTCCGTCTCGGATATGCGCCTTCCGATTCAGCAGGACTCCTTGCTTTCGCCCGTAGTAAATCGGTTGTTCCCGATTCGCTCGATGCCGCGGGAATCGTCATGAAAAGTACGTATGGACGGTCACCCTACAGCCGGTTCGGAGGCCGGGTGATCTTTCCGATCATCGATCAGACCGCCCGGATTATCGGGTTCGGTGCGCGGCTCATCGAGGGCGAGGGAGCAAAGT
This window contains:
- the atpG gene encoding ATP synthase F1 subunit gamma, whose protein sequence is MATIREIKRRITAVKSTQKITRAMQMVAAAKLRRAQENILKARPFARMLDNTIAQVAMRAKRDIHPLLAERHEDRKRLLVVVTADSGLCGGFNANTIKAARTYIEEHQGSETTLFCIGRKGRDIFRRMGAPIVGQKVMFFNHLKYADSIEAIARIKELFLNDRYDRVDVIYNEFKSAISQILTQKQLLPLVPAAPEESVTAVDYIYEPDEYAVFDTLIPYHLEIQLWRILLESHAAEMGAKMTAMDAATENANDLLKALTISYNRARQAVITKELSEIVGGAEGLKV
- a CDS encoding DUF1015 domain-containing protein, encoding MPTLRPFRALRYNQDVAGTISGLVAPPYDIIYDEWRDRLYQRSPYNIIRLIKNRDEPGDNETTNKYTRANDYIRSWMQKDVLRLDNTPSLYIRSETFDLDGEVKTRYGFIALMKIEEFGTHIHPHERTLSGPKIDRMNLVKATRTNLSQIFSIFKDPDSSIQNMILKRTGETSPDIDFTDEQDIVRKMWIVDDPDFISGIIGAMKGRDIIIADGHHRYETALAYRKLMEGERTREDEPFDYVSMYFSSADDPGMTILPTHRKIQGLASFDEGTFFGMLEDSYAVECIDRVPEANGLLRHMREGSDTTTVFGLYTRDGYRIARLRNPAVPKEPDVEILHNDIIERRLGISREDIAAGRYLHFCKSAEHAIEDVAAGRDQMAILMNALRTEELFRKILNGERMPQKSTYFYPKTLSGLVMYKIDRTSL